A region of Saccharomyces mikatae IFO 1815 strain IFO1815 genome assembly, chromosome: 12 DNA encodes the following proteins:
- the ATG38 gene encoding Atg38p (similar to Saccharomyces cerevisiae YLR211C; ancestral locus Anc_7.325), giving the protein MCTLAEVYTIIEGAEQECRRGDFANARTKYQEAIEVLGPQNENLSQNKLSDDVTQAIDLLKQDITAKIQELELLIEKQSLEENNIGIVNNNMLIGSVILNNRTPMNGIGNTRNWDDSEYQDTLNPINDPILMSILNRLQFNLNNDMQTKVEAGKNSKSLEMKINLRLEQFKKELVLYEQKKFKEYGMKIDQVTRENKKLSNEIGRLRERWDSLVESAKQRRDKQQN; this is encoded by the exons ATGTGTACTTTAGCAGAA GTTTATACCATAATAGAGGGCGCTGAACAGGAATGTCGAAGAGGAGATTTTGCTAATGCAAGAACAAAGTACCAAGAAGCCATTGAAGTATTAGGTCCACAGAACGAAAATTTATCTCAGAATAAACTAAGTGATGACGTTACGCAAGCCATTGATTTACTGAAACAGGACATTACAGCCAAAATTCAGGAATTAGAGCTTTTGATTGAAAAGCAGTCactagaagaaaataacattGGGATTGTTAACAACAACATGCTTATTGGATCCGTCATTTTAAATAACAGAACCCCGATGAATGGAATAGGAAATACAAGAAATTGGGATGATTCAGAATACCAGGACACGTTAAACCCCATTAACGATCCAATTCTCATGTCAATTTTAAATCGTTTACAATTCAATTTGAACAATGATATGCAGACGAAAGTGGAAGCAGGAAAAAACTCTAAAAGCTTGGAAATGAAGATCAACTTGAGACTGgaacaattcaaaaaagagTTAGTGCTCTATgaacagaaaaaattcaaggaATATGGCATGAAAATTGATCAAGTTACGAGagagaataaaaaactgTCTAATGAAATTGGACGACTAAGGGAGCGTTGGGACAGCTTAGTAGAAAGTGCAAAGCAAAGAAGAGATAAACAACAAAACTAG
- the SEC13 gene encoding GTPase-activating protein SEC13 (similar to Saccharomyces cerevisiae SEC13 (YLR208W); ancestral locus Anc_7.338) gives MVVIANAHNELIHDAVLDYYGKRLATCSSDKTIKVFEVEGETHKLIDTLTGHEGPVWRVDWAHPKFGTILASCSYDGKVLIWKEENGRWSQIAVHAVHSASVNSVQWAPHEYGPLLLVASSDGKVSVVEFKENGTTSPIIIDAHAIGVNSASWAPATVEEDGEHNGAKESRKFVTGGADNLVKIWKYNSDAQTYVLESTLEGHSDWVRDVAWSPTVLLRSYLASVSQDRTCIIWTQDNEQGPWKKTLLKEEKFPDVLWRASWSLSGNVLALSGGDNKVTLWKENLEGKWEPAGEVHQ, from the coding sequence ATGGTGGTCATAGCTAATGCACACAACGAATTAATTCATGACGCTGTTCTAGATTACTACGGGAAGCGCCTCGCTACCTGCTCCTCTGACAAGACAATCAAGGTTTTTGAGGTTGAGGGAGAAACACACAAGTTAATAGACACACTGACTGGCCATGAAGGTCCAGTTTGGCGCGTTGATTGGGCGCATCCTAAATTCGGAACCATTTTGGCATCGTGCTCTTATGATGGTAAAGTATTAATCTGGAAGGAAGAGAATGGTAGATGGTCCCAAATTGCTGTCCATGCAGTTCATTCCGCTTCTGTTAACTCCGTTCAATGGGCACCTCATGAATATGGGCCCTTACTATTAGTTGCTTCTTCTGATGGTAAGGTCTCCGTAGTGGAATTCAAGGAGAATGGTACCACTTCCCCAATAATCATCGATGCTCATGCCATTGGTGTCAACTCTGCTTCTTGGGCCCCAGCTAccgttgaagaagatgggGAACACAATGGTGCCAAAGAATCACGCAAGTTTGTCACTGGGGGTGCTGACAATTTGGTAAAGATTTGGAAGTACAATTCAGATGCACAAACTTATGTCCTGGAAAGTACATTAGAGGGTCACAGTGACTGGGTGAGAGACGTAGCATGGTCTCCAACTGTTCTTCTACGTTCTTATTTGGCTAGTGTTTCTCAAGACCGCACCTGTATCATCTGGACCCAAGATAATGAGCAAGGCCCatggaaaaaaactttactgaaagaagagaaatttcCGGATGTTTTATGGAGGGCCAGTTGGTCTCTATCAGGTAATGTACTAGCCCTTTCTGGTGGCGATAATAAAGTCACATTATGGAAGGAAAATCTTGAGGGTAAATGGGAACCTGCTGGTGAAGTCCATCAATGA
- the TUB4 gene encoding gamma-tubulin (similar to Saccharomyces cerevisiae TUB4 (YLR212C); ancestral locus Anc_7.323), translating into MGGEIITLQAGQCGNHVGKFLWSQLAKEHAIGTDGLSKLPDSSTERDDDTKPFFRENGRNKFTPRAIMMDSEPSVIADVENTFRGFFDPRNTWVASDGASAGNSWANGYDIGTRNQDDILNKIDKEIDSTDNFEGFQLLHSVAGGTGSGLGSNLLEALCDRYPKKILTTYSVFPARSSEVVVQSYNTILALRRLIEDSDATVVFDNASLLNISSKVFRNPNIDLQHTNQLISTIISSVTNSIRFPSYMYSSIPSIYSTLIPSPELHFLSPSFTPFTSDYIHDDIAHKGHSSYDVMLDLLDPSNSLVSTAMNNPTYFNVYNTIIGNVEPRQISRAMTKLQQRLKFPSWSSSAMHVNIGRRSPYLPSQPNDNEVTGMMLSNISTVVNVFENACNTFDKVFAKGAFLNNYNVGDLFQSMQNVQDEFVESREVVQSLMEDYVAAEQDSYLDDVLVDDENMVGELEEDMDADGDRNII; encoded by the coding sequence ATGGGCGGAGAGATTATCACTTTGCAAGCGGGCCAATGCGGGAACCATGTTGGTAAATTTCTCTGGTCTCAATTGGCGAAAGAACATGCCATAGGCACTGATGGACTATCTAAACTTCCTGATTCCAGTACAGAAAGAGATGATGATACAAAACCTTTCTTCCGCGAAAATGGTAGAAATAAATTCACTCCAAGAGCGATTATGATGGATTCAGAGCCCAGTGTCATTGCCGACGTGGAGAACACATTTCGTGGATTTTTCGATCCGAGAAACACCTGGGTGGCTTCTGACGGCGCTAGTGCCGGCAATTCTTGGGCTAATGGGTACGATATAGGAACGCGGAATCAGGACGACATTCTGAACAAGATCGACAAGGAGATTGATTCTACTGACAATTTCGAGGGCTTCCAGTTGTTACACTCTGTGGCGGGTGGGACAGGCTCTGGACTAGGTTCCAATCTCTTAGAGGCACTGTGTGATCGATATCCTAAGAAAATACTGACGACATATTCTGTGTTCCCTGCACGGTCGTCTGAGGTTGTTGTTCAATCATATAACACCATTTTGGCCTTAAGGAGACTGATAGAGGATAGTGATGCAACTGTGGTGTTTGATAATGCTTCGTTGCTGAATATATCTAGTAAAGTATTCAGGAACCCGAACATCGATTTACAACATACGAATCAATTGATATCGACAATTATATCTTCAGTAACGAACAGTATACGGTTTCCCAGTTACATGTATTCATCCATACCCAGTATCTATTCCACGTTGATTCCTTCTCCCGAGCTTCATTTCCTAAGTCCTAGTTTCACACCATTTACATCGGATTATATTCATGACGATATAGCGCATAAGGGCCACTCGAGCTACGACGTCATGTTAGATTTATTGGACCCATCTAATTCGCTTGTCTCTACCGCGATGAATAACCCAACGTATTTCAATGTATATAACACAATAATTGGTAATGTGGAGCCTCGTCAGATATCGCGTGCCATGACTAAATTACAGCAGCGTCTTAAATTTCCCTCATGGTCTTCTTCGGCCATGCACGTTAACATCGGAAGAAGATCACCATACCTACCCTCACAACCTAATGACAATGAAGTTACTGGTATGATGCTAAGCAATATATCTACTGTAGTGAACGTCTTTGAGAATGCCTGCAACACCTTCGATAAAGTCTTCGCCAAGGGTGCGTTTCTGAATAATTATAATGTAGGTGATTTGTTTCAATCTATGCAAAACGTTCAGGATGAATTTGTCGAATCAAGGGAAGTGGTGCAGAGCCTTATGGAAGATTATGTGGCCGCAGAACAAGATTCATACTTGGACGACGTACttgttgatgatgaaaacatGGTCGGCGAGCTGGAAGAGGACATGGATGCCGACGGTGATCGTAACATAATATAG
- the PNP1 gene encoding purine-nucleoside phosphorylase (similar to Saccharomyces cerevisiae PNP1 (YLR209C); ancestral locus Anc_7.337) — MSDILTVNQQREAIAKAAAYLSAILEPHFKNTANFKPPRTLIICGSGLGGISTKLSIDSPPPVTVPYQDIPGFKRSTVPGHSGTLMFGSMNGSPVVLMNGRLHGYEGNTLFESTFPIRVLNHMGHVHNLIVTNAAGGINAKYQACDLMCIYDHLNIPGLAGQHPLRGPNLDEVGPRFLALSDAYDLELRKLLFKKWKELKIQRPLHEGTYTFVSGPTFETRAESRMIRMLGGDAVGMSTVPEVIVARHCGWRVLALSLITNNCVVDSPASALDESPVPLEKGKATHAEVLENGKIASNDVQELIAAVMEEL, encoded by the coding sequence ATGAGTGACATCTTGACCGTAAATCAACAACGCGAAGCAATTGCCAAGGCTGCTGCGTATCTTTCTGCTATCTTGGAACCACACTTTAAAAATACAGCAAATTTCAAGCCCCCAAGAACTTTAATCATATGTGGTTCAGGACTAGGAGGGATATCCACCAAGTTATCAATAGATAGTCCACCTCCAGTCACGGTCCCATACCAAGATATTCCAGGATTTAAGAGAAGTACAGTTCCAGGCCATTCCGGCACGCTTATGTTCGGATCTATGAATGGTTCACCCGTAGTTTTAATGAATGGGCGTCTTCATGGATATGAAGGGAACAcattatttgaaagtaCTTTCCCTATTAGAGTGCTTAATCACATGGGCCACGTCCATAATTTAATTGTCACCAATGCCGCCGGTGGTATAAATGCGAAATACCAAGCCTGTGACCTAATGTGCATTTATGACCATTTGAACATCCCTGGTCTTGCTGGCCAGCACCCTTTGAGAGGCCCCAACTTGGATGAAGTTGGACCTCGTTTCTTAGCCTTGAGTGATGCATATGACCTGGAGTTGAGAAAGCTTTTATTCAAGAAGTGGAAAGAACTAAAGATTCAAAGGCCCTTACATGAGGGTACTTATACGTTTGTATCTGGCCCTACCTTTGAAACGAGAGCAGAATCCAGAATGATAAGAATGCTTGGAGGAGATGCTGTCGGAATGAGTACTGTCCCCGAGGTCATTGTTGCAAGACACTGCGGATGGAGGGTCTTGGCCTTGAGTTTAATAACTAATAATTGTGTCGTTGATAGCCCTGCCAGTGCACTGGATGAATCGCCTGTACCACTAGAGAAGGGTAAAGCGACTCACGCTGAAGTATTGGAGAATGGTAAAATCGCCTCCAATGACGTACAGGAATTGATTGCCGCAGTAATGGAGGAATTATAA
- the CRR1 gene encoding putative glycosylase (similar to Saccharomyces cerevisiae CRR1 (YLR213C); ancestral locus Anc_7.321) — protein sequence MKNLMSQLVALSSYIGLTVGELYKPKNSILCSTNKPCPPEWPCCSPYNECGAGPICVGGCNVRSSFDEESCAPLPALVANLKLEFSSTPKAPKFVANYQPRPPIKEENGPNKANTKVGVVEGELNSKRIIHYAKFLVTTDNNEAEKMLEDFDFTHSGYTSIEASSGNIVLAMPKKTTGSLISSTRSFLYGKASVRMKTARSRGVVTAFDLISAIGDEIDFEWLGSDLMMTQLNYYSQGHLDYTRMQKYPVGADTWATYHTYEIDWDPDRIKWYVDGKIARTVLKKDTWDPINKEYRYPQTPMRLEVAVWPGGSEANGPGTINWAGGLIDWENSPDIIKKGEFTAYVEQITVTPYQNRFTEQVQLCLKGKKKAPTISQKDLSKVVVSYKRQDRKIHYDEESLQWDCFVTPKINDWLSSGKQSKVLQQ from the coding sequence atgaagaatttgatgtCACAACTGGTGGCGCTTAGTAGCTACATCGGCCTCACTGTCGGAGAGCTGTATAAGCCCAAAAACTCCATTCTCTGCTCCACAAATAAGCCTTGCCCCCCTGAATGGCCATGCTGTTCGCCGTATAATGAATGTGGGGCTGGTCCAATATGTGTTGGTGGCTGCAATGTGAGATCTTCCTTCGATGAAGAAAGCTGTGCACCTCTACCTGCTTTAGTGGCCAACTTAAAACTTGAATTTTCTAGCACACCAAAGGCTCCCAAATTTGTTGCAAACTATCAACCCAGGCCACCAatcaaagaggaaaatgGGCCAAATAAGGCAAATACCAAGGTGGGTGTGGTGGAAGGGGAGCTGAATTCCAAGAGGATCATACATTACGCAAAGTTCTTGGTCACTACGGATAATAACGAAGCAGAGAAAATGCTggaagattttgatttcaCACATAGCGGCTATACATCGATTGAAGCAAGTAGCGGAAATATTGTCTTGGCCAtgccaaaaaaaactacCGGAAGTTTGATTTCATCGACTAGGTCGTTCCTATACGGTAAAGCAAGCGTGCGAATGAAAACAGCAAGGTCTAGGGGTGTAGTGACTGCGTTTGACTTGATATCCGCAATTGGGGATGAAATAGACTTTGAATGGCTGGGTAGTGACCTGATGATGACTCAGTTGAATTACTATTCTCAAGGGCATTTAGATTATACAAGAATGCAAAAATATCCCGTAGGTGCTGATACTTGGGCAACTTACCACACTTATGAGATTGATTGGGATCCGGATAGAATAAAATGGTATGTTGACGGTAAAATAGCACGCACTGTTCTAAAGAAGGATACGTGGGACCCCAttaataaagaatataGGTACCCACAAACACCAATGAGGCTAGAAGTCGCCGTTTGGCCAGGCGGTTCGGAAGCTAACGGACCTGGAACGATAAACTGGGCCGGTGGCCTCATAGACTGGGAAAATTCGCCTGATATCATCAAAAAGGGCGAATTTACGGCCTACGTTGAACAAATCACTGTAACGCCGTACCAGAATAGATTCACCGAACAAGTACAGTTGTGTCTAaagggaaagaaaaaggcaCCAACTATTTCCCAAAAGGATTTATCAAAAGTAGTTGTTTCATACAAAAGGCAAgacagaaaaattcattatgACGAGGAGTCTCTTCAATGGGATTGTTTTGTCACCCCAAAGATTAATGATTGGCTGAGTTCTGGGAAACAGTCAAAAGTGTTACAGCAATAA
- the HRD3 gene encoding ubiquitin ligase complex subunit HRD3 (similar to Saccharomyces cerevisiae HRD3 (YLR207W); ancestral locus Anc_7.339) — protein sequence MIILLTYLCVIGNAILLIRANSIADPWPEVQNLLCSITKSRDPMKEAALEPNADEFVGFYVPMDYSPRNEEKNYQHIWRNEITDSQRYIYELLVESSEQFNNSEATYTLSQIHLWNQYDFPQNITLAFKYLEKFNDLTHFTNHSAIFDLAVMYATGGSASGNGQTVIPQDSAKALLYYQRAAQLGNLKAKQVLAYKYYSGFNVPRNFHKSLILYRDIAEELRKSYSRDEWDIVFPTWESYNVRISDFESGLLGKGLNSVQSSTIRKRTTRPDIGSPFIAQVNGVQLTFQFEPMGRFTFNDNDGQISSDEDDDDASERRIIRIYYAALNDYKGTYSQSRNCERAKNLLELTYKEFQPHVENLDSLQIFYYIRCLQLLGHMYFTGEGSSKPNIPMAEEILATSLEISKKVNGPIGRACIDLGLINQYITGNVSKAISYYMKAMKTHTNNGIVEFQLSKLATLYPDKKIGDPFNLMENAYLNGFIPAIYEFAVMVESGMNSKSSVENTAYLFKTFVDENEAIMAPELRTAFAELINDHSEVALWAYSQLAEQGYETAQVSAAYLMYQLPYELEDPPRTTDPRKTLAISYYTRAFKQGNTDAGVVAGDIYFQMQNYSKAIALYQGAALKYSVQAIWNLGYMHEHGLGVNRDFHLAKRYYDQVLEHDHKFYLASKLSVFKLHLKSWLTWITRGKVNYWEPTIPFNNEDIQHSKTSWYKQLTNILQRMRHKEDSVRAAEDSHKHRSAAQNGVTDRNENEVEVSEILGFQMEDLITMGCILGIFLLSILMSTLAARRGWNVRFNGAQLNANGNQQQQQQAQGPPGWDFNVQVFAI from the coding sequence ATGATAATACTCTTAACGTACCTGTGCGTGATAGGTAACGCAATTTTGCTAATAAGGGCCAATTCGATAGCGGACCCTTGGCCTGAAGTGCAAAATCTATTATGTAGTATAACCAAGTCCAGAGATCCGATGAAAGAGGCTGCATTGGAACCCAATGCAGATGAGTTTGTTGGGTTCTATGTGCCAATGGATTACTCCCCACGTAATGAGGAAAAAAACTATCAGCATATATGGCGAAACGAAATTACAGATTCCCAACGTTATATTTACGAATTACTTGTAGAGTCCAGCGAACAATTCAATAACTCAGAAGCTACATATACTCTTAGTCAAATTCATCTGTGGAATCAATATGATTTTCCGCAAAATATAACTTTGGCATTCAAATACctggaaaaatttaatgatTTGACTCATTTCACCAATCACTCAGCCATTTTCGACCTGGCTGTAATGTATGCAACGGGAGGAAGTGCATCTGGTAATGGCCAGACCGTGATTCCTCAAGATTCTGCTAAGGCATTGCTATATTACCAAAGGGCTGCCCAATTAGGGAATTTAAAAGCTAAACAAGTGTTAGCTTATAAATATTATTCCGGCTTTAACGTTCCCAGAAATTTCCATAAATCCTTGATTTTATACAGAGACATTGCTGAAGAGCTGAGAAAATCGTATTCCAGAGACGAATGGGACATTGTATTTCCCACGTGGGAAAGTTATAACGTGAGAATATCAGATTTCGAAAGTGGATTATTAGGAAAAGGTTTGAATTCTGTTCAGTCCTCTAcgataagaaaaagaactacAAGACCGGATATTGGTTCACCGTTTATTGCACAAGTTAATGGTGTACAATTGACATTTCAATTCGAACCGATGGGCAGGTTCACTTTCAACGATAACGATGGTCAAATTAGTAGtgacgaagatgacgacGATGCCAgtgaaagaagaatcatTAGGATATATTATGCAGCTTTGAATGATTACAAAGGGACTTATTCGCAAAGCAGGAATTGCGAGCGCGCTAAAAACTTGTTGGAATTAACTTATAAGGAATTTCAACCTCATGTGGAAAACCTAGACTCTTTGCAAATTTTCTATTACATCCGTTGCTTACAGTTATTGGGGCACATGTACTTCACTGGTGAAGGTTCCTCGAAGCCTAATATACCTATGGCTGAAGAGATTTTGGCCACATCGTTAGAAATAAGCAAAAAGGTCAATGGACCTATTGGTAGAGCATGCATAGATCTAGGCTTAATAAATCAATACATCACTGGAAATGTATCGAAAGCAATTTCGTATTACATGAAAGCTATGAAAACACACACCAACAATGGGATTGTGGAATTCCAACTATCTAAATTGGCCACTTTATATcctgataaaaaaatcggAGACCCATTCAACTTAATGGAAAATGCATACCTGAACGGGTTTATTCCAGCTATATATGAATTTGCAGTAATGGTTGAATCTGGAATGAACAGTAAAAGCAGCGTAGAAAACACTGCTTATTTGTTTAAGACatttgttgatgaaaacgAAGCTATCATGGCACCTGAATTGAGGACAGCATTTGCTGAATTGATTAACGATCATTCAGAAGTGGCTTTATGGGCATATTCCCAGCTTGCTGAGCAGGGCTATGAAACTGCACAAGTCTCTGCCGCCTACTTAATGTATCAGTTGCCATATGAGTTGGAGGATCCTCCAAGAACTACGGATCCGAGAAAAACTTTGGCAATTTCCTACTATACAAGAGCTTTCAAACAGGGAAATACAGATGCCGGTGTTGTTGCTGGAGATATCTATTTCCAGATGCAGAATTACAGCAAGGCTATAGCTCTTTATCAGGGTGCCGCCCTGAAATATTCCGTACAAGCAATCTGGAACCTAGGATATATGCATGAACATGGGCTAGGCGTAAACAGAGATTTCCATCTTGCCAAACGTTATTACGATCAGGTGTTGGAACACGATCATAAATTTTATTTAGCTTCCAAATTGAGTGTGTTCAAATTACATCTCAAGTCGTGGTTGACTTGGATCACTAGGGGAAAAGTAAACTATTGGGAACCCACCATACCTTTCAATAACGAAGATATTCAACACTCAAAGACGTCATGGTACAAGCAATTGACTAACATCTTACAAAGAATGAGGCACAAAGAGGATAGTGTAAGGGCTGCAGAGGATTCTCATAAACATAGATCTGCTGCACAAAATGGTGTTACTGATAGAAATGAGAATGAAGTGGAAGTTTCCGAAATATTGGGCTTCCAAATGGAGGATCTAATCACCATGGGATGCATCTTAGGGATATTCCTACTAAGCATACTGATGAGTACTTTGGCAGCCCGTAGAGGCTGGAATGTTCGCTTCAATGGTGCTCAGTTGAACGCAAATGGAAatcagcagcagcagcagcaagcTCAAGGTCCTCCTGGCTGGGACTTCAACGTGCAGGTATTCGCCATATGA
- the CLB4 gene encoding B-type cyclin CLB4 (similar to Saccharomyces cerevisiae CLB3 (YDL155W) and CLB4 (YLR210W); ancestral locus Anc_7.332) translates to MFDRNNVQPSRSTLAGGIEILEENADQEVENVLYRGTQKGMKRLEKRQRRVALGDVTSQKANKIHNAIHNKFHLTRNYFDKENIHSPAIQKEQKNTGDDERNCLLVDSSDDSFTDEEQGDEYDIDDLLSRRIKDQQLQTSEVYEDSDGEMQEASEEDVENAVEPLSPINNDEIQNELDKAFEKYFQSVPNPLDDDTNDVVMVVEYASDIFYYLRELEVKYRPNPYYMQNQIELTWPFRRTMIDWLVQLHFRFQLLPETLYLTINIVDRFLSKKTVTLNRFQLVGVSALFIAAKFEEINCPTLDDLVYMLENTYSRDDIIKAEQYMIDTLEFEIGWPGPMPFLRRISKADDYDFEPRTLAKYLLETTIVEPRLVAAAPSWLAAGAYFLSKIILGSNDWSLKHVFYSGYTSSQIVPLASLILENCKNASRRHHSVWKKYFDQKHYRCSQIVEEWILSTET, encoded by the coding sequence ATGTTTGACAGGAACAATGTACAACCCTCACGATCTACTTTGGCAGGTGGTATCGAGATCCTGGAAGAAAATGCAGATcaagaagttgaaaatgTACTATACCGTGGAACACAAAAGGGTATGAAAAGGCTAGAAAAAAGACAGAGAAGAGTAGCATTGGGTGATGTAACTTCTCAAAAGGCAAATAAAATACACAATGCCATTCATAATAAATTTCATCTGACGAGAAATTACTTTGATAAAGAGAATATACACTCACCAGCTAtacaaaaagaacagaaaaatACAGGGGATGACGAAAGGAACTGTCTATTGGTTGATAGTTCTGATGATTCTTTTACTGATGAAGAACAGGGTGATGAATACGATATTGACGATTTGCTAAGTAGGAGAATAAAAGACCAGCAGCTTCAAACCAGTGAGGTCTATGAAGATTCCGATGGAGAAATGCAAGAGGCCAGTGAGGAGGATGTTGAAAATGCAGTTGAACCGTTATCTCCTATAAACAACGATGAAATTCAGAATGAATTGGACAAggcatttgaaaaatactttCAGTCGGTTCCAAATCCACTAGATGATGACACTAATGACGTGGTTATGGTTGTGGAGTATGCCTCGgatatattttattacttGAGGGAGCTTGAAGTAAAATATAGGCCGAATCCGTATTATATGCAAAATCAAATAGAACTGACATGGCCATTCAGGCGAACAATGATAGACTGGTTAGTTCAGCTGCACTTTAGGTTCCAGCTTCTGCCAGAAACATTGTACCTGACGATCAATATAGTAGATAGGTTTCTATCGAAGAAAACCGTCACTTTGAACAGGTTTCAACTGGTTGGCGTGTCTGCTTTATTTATTGCCGCCAAGTTCGAAGAAATTAACTGTCCCACGTTGGATGATCTAGTTTACATGCTGGAAAACACATATAGCAGAGATGATATCATTAAAGCAGAACAATATATGATAGACACTCTAGAATTTGAGATTGGTTGGCCAGGACCCATGCCTTTTTTAAGAAGAATAAGCAAGGCTGATGATTATGATTTTGAACCAAGAACATTAGCAAAGTATTTATTGGAAACTACAATAGTAGAACCAAGATTAGTGGCTGCTGCTCCAAGCTGGTTGGCTGCTGGTGCGTATTTCCTGAGCAAAATAATTCTTGGTTCGAATGATTGGTCTTTAAAGCATGTATTCTACTCAGGATATACATCTAGTCAAATAGTTCCTTTAGCGTCACTGATATTAGAAAACTGTAAAAATGCATCCCGACGTCATCATTCGGTTTGGAAAAAGTACTTTGATCAAAAGCATTATCGCTGTTCTCAGATTGTAGAAGAATGGATTCTTTCGACAGAAACTTAA